A window of Streptomyces sp. NBC_01224 genomic DNA:
GGCCCTTTCCGTACCGCGAGGCACGCAGCTCTCGGCACGCGGCGAGGATCTCCGGACCACCGCGCCGGTGGATCGCCCCGTCGACTCCGCCGCCGCCGAGCAGGGAGGAGTTTGCCGCGTTGACGATGACATCGGCGGACTGCTGGGTGATGTCACCGCGTACCAGGGTGACGGTGACGGCCTCGGGTGTGCGCATGCGGCCATGATGCCGTGTCCCCGTCGGCCGGACGGCCCTTGGCGCTGCTGTTCGGCAGTCCCGTGGTCCACCTGGCCGACCGAGCCCGGTACTACCGCGTCATCACCCGCCGGGCCCGGGCCGGACGGCTCATCGCATGCGCCGCCGGTGTCGCCGCGGTCTGGATGCCTCCGCTCGCCTCCCTCGCCGTGCCCGACGTGATCCCGGCCCTGGTCGCCGTCGTCCTGCCGCGTCCACGGCCGGCAGGCGAAGGCCCCGAAGGTCACGGCCGCGGGTGTGCGGCCGTGACCGGCCGGAGATGATGGGTGCCCCCTGCCCGGTGGTGCAGGGGGCACATCGGCCCGGTCCGGACGGTCCCGGCGCTACGGACGGCCTTGAGTTGCTCAGGCCGCCCGAAGCCGCCGCCAGACGGCCTTCGCCGCATGGTGACCGGACATGCCGTGCACGCCCGGGCCGGGCGGAGTGGCCGAGGAGCACATGAAAACCGCCGGATGCGCCGTCGCATACGGGACCCGTGCGAGCTTGGGCCGGATCACCGTCTGGAGGCCGGAGAACGCGCCGCACGCGATGTCGCCGCCGACGTAATTGGCGTTGCGCGCCGCGAGTTGGGGCGGCCCCGCGACCGCTCGGGCGAGCACCAGGTCGCGGAAGCCCGGGGCGAAGCGCTCCAGCTGCCGCTCGATGACATCGGTGGCGTCGCCCTCCCAGCCCGCCGGGACATGTCCGTACGCCCAGAAGACATGCCGGCCCTCGGGCGCGCGGGACGGATCGACCAGGGTGGGCTGTGCCGTGATCAGGAACGGCACGCTCGGGTCGCGGCCCGCCACCGCGGCGCTCAGCGCGGAGTTGATCTCGCCGGCCGTGGGGCCGATGTGGACCGTTCCGGCGCGGCGGGCCTCCTTCGCGGTCCAGGGGACGGGGCCCGACAACGCGTAATCGATCTTGAAGCAGGATGCCCCGTACCGATAGCCGCTGTAGGCGTGGCCCAGCCCCGCGATGCGGGCGAGGGCGGTGGGCGAGGTGTCGAAGATGTAGGCGCGGGCGGGCGGGAGCTCGTCCAGGCGCTTGACCTCCGTGCCGGTACGGATCGTGCCGCCCTGTTCGCGTATGTACGAGGCAAGGGCGTCGGAGATGGCCTGCGATCCGCCGCGCGGCACCGGCCAGCCCTTCTCGTGCGCGGCGAGGGCGAAGAGCAGGGCGACCCCGCCGGTGCCCAGACCGCTGACGGGCGCTATGGCGTGGGCGCCGAGCCCGGCGAACAGACCGCGCGCCTTCGCACCGCGGAAGCGGCGGGAGAGCAGCGTCGCGGGCTGAAGCGCGTCGAGACCGAATCGCACCCAGCGGTACGGGTCACGGGGCAGCCCGTCCCACGGGGTGCGCAGAAAGTCCTCGGCGAGGGTGTCCCAGTGGCCCAGGTACGGGGCGACGAGCCTGCGGTACGCCCCCGCGTCCTGGGCACCGAGCGACATGGCGCTCTCCCCCACCGACCCGGTGAGCACGGCGGCCGACCCGTCCGGGAACGGGTGGGCGAGCGCCAGCTCGGGCTGGAGCCACTCCAGCCCGTGCCGGGCCAGCGGCATCGCGTTGAACGCGGGCGAGCCGATGCCCAGCGGATGAACGGCGGAGCAGGGGTCGTGGCGGAATCCGGGGAGGGTGAGCTCTTCGGTGCGGGCACCGCCTCCGACGGTCTCGGCCGCCTCGAAGACCTCCACGGCGAAGCCACGGCGGGCCAGTTCGGCCGCGGCGGTCAGTCCGTTGGGCCCCGCCCCCACGACGACAGCATCAAGCATCGACGGCACCTTCGGACTCCTTCGTCAGCCGACGGCAAGGACACCCAGGATATTCCGAGGCGTCGACAACTCGGTCGCGGGTAGGGTCGCCGCTCGATGAACACGCCGAATTCTCACGCCGCGCCCGTGTCGCATACCTCCTCTGTCACGCCCGTCCGTATCGCGGACATGGCCTCCCGGCTCGCCGCGCTGCCCGGCATCCGGGCCGTCGCCCTGGGCGGCAGCCGGGCCCGCGGCACGCATCGCCCGGACTCCGACTGGGATCTGGGCGTGTACTACCGCGGCGCTCCTGACCTGGCCGCACTGACCGCGTTGGCGTCCGAGGTACAGGGCTCCCCGGCGGAGGTCGCGGGTCCCGGTGGCTGGGGGCCCTGGGTCGACGGGGGGGCCTGGCTGCGGGTGGACGGCGCCCCGGTGGACTGGATCCTGCGCGATCTGGACCGGGTGGAGGCGGTCTGGTCCGACTGTCTCGAAGGCCGCTTCGAAGTGGGCGTGCAGCCGGGGCATCCGCTCGGCTTCTGGTCCCCCGCCTATCCCGGGGAGGTCGCGCTCGGGCACGTACTTGCCGATCCCCGAAACGAATTGACAGCACTTCAGCAGGAGACCAGGACCTATCCGGAGCCTCTGCGCACCGCGCTCGTCGAAGCCGCGTGGGAGGCGGAATTCTCGGTTGCGGCCGCCCGCAAGTCGGCCCCTGCCGGGGACCCGCTCCATGTCGCCCTGTGCCTGTCGCGGGCGTTCGGCATCCTCACCCAGTCACTCCACGCCCACCACCGCACCTGGTGTCTGAACGAGAAGGGTGCGCTGGCCGCTGCGGGCGCCCTGCCGGACACCCCCGCGGACTTCGCCGAACGGGTCGGCGAGGCGCTGAGGGGGCTGGACGCGGCGGCGGTGCAGAGGGCTGCGGAGTTGGTGCGGGACGTCCGATCGGTGCTGGCGACGGGCGCCGGAGCACCCGGGATCTGCTCGTGATCGCCGAACTCCAGTGCGTGGTACTCGACTGCGCCGATCCCGCACGCCTCGCCGGGTTCTACCATTGCCTGCTCGGCGGGGAGATCGACCGGCCGGACCGGCGATGGGCGCTCGGCGACGGCTGGGCGACGCTCCACACGGCAGCCGGGCCGGTCCTCGCCTTCCAGCGGGTGGCGGACCACCGGCCGCCGCGGTGGGGGGATCCGGCGCACCCGCAGCAGTTCCATCTCGACTTCGGCGTCCCGGATCTGGGCGCGGCGCAGACACAGGCAGTGGCGGCCGGTGCGGTGATCCTCGACGGCGGAGCCGGGACGGCGCGCCCGTGGCGGATCTATGCGGACCCGGCCGGGCATCCGTTCTGCCTGGTCCAGCACGGCCACGGCGAGGCGGCGGTCGGTCAGGCTTCGCCGCGGAGTGCCTGAAGGATGCGTTCGACGGTCGCCTCGTCACGGGCCGCCGTGAACGGCAGGGCGTTGCCGCCGGTGATGCGGAACGGTGCGCCGGAGAGCGTGGCCTGGGCGCCGCCCGCCTCGGTGACCAGGAGCAGGCCTGCCGCGTGGTCCCAGGCGTACTCCCAGTTGAAGGCGACCGCATCCTGGTCGCCGCGGGCGACGGCGAGGTATTCGAGGCCCGCGGAACCACAGGGGCGGGCATCGATGCCCTCGGTGCGCAGGCCGAGGAGGGCGCGCTTCTGGGCCTCGGTGGTGTAGTCGGGGTGCGACATCGCCACCCGCAGAACAGCCCCGGGTGCGGGCGAGCCGGAGCATATCGGCTTGCCGTCGAGCGTGGCACCGCGGCCGCGGACGGCGATCGCCATCTCATCCAGGGCCGCGGCATACGTCCAGGAGGCCAGGAGTTCGCCGCGGTGGGCCAGGGCGACCAGGGTGCAGAAGCCCGGTTCGCCGCGGACGAACTGGCGGGTGCCGTCGACCGGGTCGACGACCCACACCGGTGCGTCGCCGCCCAGCGCGTCGTACACCTTCGGATCGGCGTGGACCGCTTCCTCGCCGACGACGACCGAGCCGGGCAGGAGCCTGGTCAGGGATGCGGTGAGGTGTTCCTCGGCGAGGCGGTCGGCGGTGGTGACGAGGTCGTGCGGGCCGCTCTTCTCGACGATCTCGTGCGCGGCGAGCTGCCGGTAGCGCGGCATGATCTCGGCGGCGGCCGCTGCGCGGACCGCCGCCTCGACCTCGGTCAGGTCTCCGGCAAGGAATTCATCGATCATGACCCCAGCTAAGCACGGTCCACCGCGGTGCCGACGACCTGGTCATGACGGGGAGGTGGCCGGTCAGCGTCCGACGGCGTACCCCTGCATGCCGCGCGGGTTCGCGGCCGCGGACAGCACTCCGGTCTCCGGGTCACGGGCCACGGCGCACATCCGGCCCTCGGACCACGGGTCGCCGACGGTGACGTCATGGCCGCGGCGGCGCAGCTCCTCGACGACCTCCGGGTCCATGCCCTCCTCGACGGTGACGCTGCCGGGGCGCATCCCGCGCGGGAAGAAGGAGCCGGGGAAGCTGTCGTTGTGCCAGTTCGGGGCGTCGATGGCGCCCTGGAGGTCGAGGCCGCCGCGGACCTCGGCGCGCAGCGCGACCGCCAGGAAGAAGTGGACCTGCCACTGGTCCTGCTGGTCGCCGCCGGGCGTGCCGAACGCCATGACCGGAACGCCGTCGCGCAGGGCGAGGGAGGGGGTGAGGGTGGTTCGGGGGCGGCGGCCGGGGGTGAGGGAGTTCGGCAGGTCCTCGTCGAGCCAGGCCATCTGGAGCCGGGTGCCGAGCGGGAAGCCGAGCTCCGGCACGACCGGGTTGGACTGGAGCCAGCCACCGCTGGGCGTGGCGGAGACCATGTTGCCCCAGCGGTCGACCACGTCGACGTGGCACGTGTCGCCGCGCGTCGTGCCGTCCTTGTCGACGGTCGGCTCGCCGGCACCGGCGCGGTTCTTCGCCACGGTCGGCTCGCCGACGCCCGCCGCCGGGATGCCCATGGCATCGAAGCCGGCCTCGCCGGAGGCGACGGCATGGGCGTGCTCGCTGAGGACGGGAGTGCGGCCGTCCGGGCTGCCGGGGCGCAGTTCGCGCGAGGCCTCGTCGGTGATGAGGGCGCGGCGCTCGGCGTTGTACGGCTCCGAGAGCAGCGTGTCGAGGGGGATGTCGGCGGCGTCTCCGTACCAGGCCTCGCGGTCGGCCATGGCCAGCTTGCAGCCCTCGATGAGCAGGTGGACGTAGTCGGCGGAGCCGTACTGCGGAAGCTCGGCCGGGAGCAGGGCGAGCTGCTGAAGGAAGGCGGGGCCCTGGCTCCAGCCGGCCGCCTTGGCGAGCGTCCAGCCGTTCCAGTCGTACGTGGCGGGCGCCTCGTAGGACGCGGACCAGCCGGCCAGGTCGGCGGTGGTGAGGGTACCGGTGTGGCGGGAGCCGCTGGTGTCCATGGTGGGGCGGGCCGCCTGGCGCACCAGGGCCTCGGCTATGAAACCCTCGCTCCAGATCTTCCGTGCGGCGTCGATCTGGGCGATGCGGTCCTCGCCGCCGGTCTCCTCGGCCTCGGCGATCAGCCGGCGCCAGGTGGCGGCGAGTGCGGGGTTGCGGAACAGCTCGCCCGGCCTCGGCGACTTGCCGCCGGGCAGGTAGACGTCGGCGGAGGACCGCCACTCGGTCTCGAAGAGTTCGCGGACGGTCTCGACGGTCTGGCCGATCCGCTCGACGGGCGCGTGGCCGTCCTGCGCGTACCCGATGGCGTACCGCAGCACCTCGGCGACGGTCCTGGTGCCGTGGTCGCGCAGCAGCAGCATCCAGGCGTCGAACGCGCCCGGCACGGCTGCGGCGAGCGGTCCGGTGCCGGGGACCAGGTCGAGGCCGAGGGAGCGGTAGTGGGCGACGGTGGCACCGGC
This region includes:
- a CDS encoding nucleotidyltransferase family protein, which produces MASRLAALPGIRAVALGGSRARGTHRPDSDWDLGVYYRGAPDLAALTALASEVQGSPAEVAGPGGWGPWVDGGAWLRVDGAPVDWILRDLDRVEAVWSDCLEGRFEVGVQPGHPLGFWSPAYPGEVALGHVLADPRNELTALQQETRTYPEPLRTALVEAAWEAEFSVAAARKSAPAGDPLHVALCLSRAFGILTQSLHAHHRTWCLNEKGALAAAGALPDTPADFAERVGEALRGLDAAAVQRAAELVRDVRSVLATGAGAPGICS
- a CDS encoding VOC family protein, with protein sequence MIAELQCVVLDCADPARLAGFYHCLLGGEIDRPDRRWALGDGWATLHTAAGPVLAFQRVADHRPPRWGDPAHPQQFHLDFGVPDLGAAQTQAVAAGAVILDGGAGTARPWRIYADPAGHPFCLVQHGHGEAAVGQASPRSA
- a CDS encoding inositol monophosphatase family protein codes for the protein MIDEFLAGDLTEVEAAVRAAAAAEIMPRYRQLAAHEIVEKSGPHDLVTTADRLAEEHLTASLTRLLPGSVVVGEEAVHADPKVYDALGGDAPVWVVDPVDGTRQFVRGEPGFCTLVALAHRGELLASWTYAAALDEMAIAVRGRGATLDGKPICSGSPAPGAVLRVAMSHPDYTTEAQKRALLGLRTEGIDARPCGSAGLEYLAVARGDQDAVAFNWEYAWDHAAGLLLVTEAGGAQATLSGAPFRITGGNALPFTAARDEATVERILQALRGEA
- a CDS encoding phytoene desaturase family protein, which translates into the protein MPSMLDAVVVGAGPNGLTAAAELARRGFAVEVFEAAETVGGGARTEELTLPGFRHDPCSAVHPLGIGSPAFNAMPLARHGLEWLQPELALAHPFPDGSAAVLTGSVGESAMSLGAQDAGAYRRLVAPYLGHWDTLAEDFLRTPWDGLPRDPYRWVRFGLDALQPATLLSRRFRGAKARGLFAGLGAHAIAPVSGLGTGGVALLFALAAHEKGWPVPRGGSQAISDALASYIREQGGTIRTGTEVKRLDELPPARAYIFDTSPTALARIAGLGHAYSGYRYGASCFKIDYALSGPVPWTAKEARRAGTVHIGPTAGEINSALSAAVAGRDPSVPFLITAQPTLVDPSRAPEGRHVFWAYGHVPAGWEGDATDVIERQLERFAPGFRDLVLARAVAGPPQLAARNANYVGGDIACGAFSGLQTVIRPKLARVPYATAHPAVFMCSSATPPGPGVHGMSGHHAAKAVWRRLRAA
- a CDS encoding gamma-glutamyltransferase family protein; the protein is MFTTRPTLQGTFGMVSSTHWLASQSAMAVLEDGGNAYDAAVAAGFVLHVVEPHLNGPAGEVPMILAPKDGEVQVLCGQGPAPAGATVAHYRSLGLDLVPGTGPLAAAVPGAFDAWMLLLRDHGTRTVAEVLRYAIGYAQDGHAPVERIGQTVETVRELFETEWRSSADVYLPGGKSPRPGELFRNPALAATWRRLIAEAEETGGEDRIAQIDAARKIWSEGFIAEALVRQAARPTMDTSGSRHTGTLTTADLAGWSASYEAPATYDWNGWTLAKAAGWSQGPAFLQQLALLPAELPQYGSADYVHLLIEGCKLAMADREAWYGDAADIPLDTLLSEPYNAERRALITDEASRELRPGSPDGRTPVLSEHAHAVASGEAGFDAMGIPAAGVGEPTVAKNRAGAGEPTVDKDGTTRGDTCHVDVVDRWGNMVSATPSGGWLQSNPVVPELGFPLGTRLQMAWLDEDLPNSLTPGRRPRTTLTPSLALRDGVPVMAFGTPGGDQQDQWQVHFFLAVALRAEVRGGLDLQGAIDAPNWHNDSFPGSFFPRGMRPGSVTVEEGMDPEVVEELRRRGHDVTVGDPWSEGRMCAVARDPETGVLSAAANPRGMQGYAVGR